A window of the Danio aesculapii chromosome 10, fDanAes4.1, whole genome shotgun sequence genome harbors these coding sequences:
- the LOC130235954 gene encoding trace amine-associated receptor 13c-like, translated as MAYETEETQYCYPAFNSSCVKGKRSNYESNILYVFFSLLSAWTVFLNLLVIISISHFKKLHTPTNMIILSLSVADLLVGLIVMPIEAIELIETCWYFGDALCNLFLILMGLLTSTSLCSLVFIAVDRYVAVCHPLMYPQTITMNRTLIIVCFSWFFSSAYNIILSITHTTDGCYGECNVQLTFEWKATDLVLSFLLPCTVIITLHLRIFYVVHQQVKVINSQMKSEKCVTEGSVKRKSESKAALILGIIVAIHLICFITYYILTLTDSIAIPPAVLSCLIWFLYINSSLDPLLYALFYTWFRKSIKHILTLKIFQPESSQVNILTNH; from the coding sequence ATGGCCTACGAGACAGAGGAGACTCAATACTGCTATCCCGCCTTCAACTCATCATGTGTCAAAGGGAAACGCTCCAATTATGAATCCAATatcttgtatgtgtttttttcattgctgtcagcatggactgtgtttctgaacctgctggtgatcatctccatctctcacttcaagaagcttcacactccaaccaacatgattattctctctctgtctgtggcTGATCTGCTTGTTGGACTTATTGTGATGCCAATAGAGGCCATTGAACTCATTGAGACTTGTTGGTACTTTGGAGATGCATTGTGTAACCTGTTTTTAATACTAATGGGTCTCCTTACTTCTACATCTCTTTGTAGTTTAGTTTTCATAGCTGTGGATCGTTATGTGGCTGTGTGTCACCCTTTAATGTATCCACAGACAATAACAATGAACAGGACTTTAATTATTGTTTGTTTCAGCTggtttttttcttcagcttataatattattttaagcaTCACACATACAACAGACGGGTGCTATGGTGAATGTAATGTTCAACTAACTTTTGAATGGAAAGCGACTGATTTAGTACTTTCCTTCCTGCTTCCTTGTACAGTGATCATAACTTTACATTTGAGGATATTTTATGTTGTACATCAGCAAGTTAAAGTGATCAACTCTCAAATGAAGAGTGAAAAATGTGTAACGGAAGGTTCAGTAAAGAGAAAATCTGAGAGCAAAGCTGCTTTGATATTAGGAATTATTGTGGCAATTCATCTGATTTGCTTTATTACGTATTATATCCTGACTCTAACTGATAGCATAGCAATTCCACCCGCCGTACTCTCCTGTCTAATATGGTTTTTATACATTAATTCAAGTCTGGATCCTCTTCTCTATGCTCTCTTTTACACCTGGTTTAGAAAATCAATCAAACACATCTTAACTCTTAAAATATTTCAACCGGAATCCTCTCAGGTCAATATTTTGACAAATCATTAA